The window CTGAGCGCGGCGTCCAGCGCCTTTTTCTTGTCCGTATCGTCTTTTGCCACGAGACTCACAACATTCTTGGACATGAGTGATTTCCCCTTATTTCATCGCCGCCCGAGTCGCGCAATGCGCTGTTCATGACGATCAATGTACTCATTTTGTTCTCGCTGGCAACGATAAATTCAAGCCGCTGAAAACAAAGGGAAATTCAGTTCGTGTTCGTGTGACGTTCCGACTCCGCAGCAGCGCATATATCCCCTTGAAACATGGGAAGGCCGGGGCCATATTAAGGTTATAGGAGAGAGACCCCATGACCAAAGCAATGACCCTCAAGACGTTCAACGCCCTCTTCCCCGACGATGAAGCCTGCCTTAACCACCTTATGACGGTGCGTTACGGGTCCAAGTTTCATTGCTCAAGCTGCGGCGCGGAAGCCAAACACCACAAGGTGAGGGGCCGTCGCTGCTTTGAGTGCGAGTTCTGCGGCCATCAGGTCTACCCTACCGCCGGAACCCCGTTCGAGCGCACCCGCACGAGCCTGCGCGACTGGTTTTTCGTCATGTTCCTGTTCACGACTACCCGCAACGGGGTGAGCGCGAAGGAAATCCAGCGCCAGCTAGGCGTGACCTACAAGACGGCATGGCGCATGGGCCATGAAATCCGCAAGTACATGGGTTGGGTGGACGGCGACGATCAACTTGGCGGTGACAAGATCGTGGAAGCCGACAAGGCGTATATCGGCGGCAAAGACAAGCGCGGCGAGGATGACAAGACCGTGGTTCTCGGCATCGCCGAACGCGGCGGCGACGTGATTACCCGCGTCGTGGCCGGTCGCGGTTCCTTCCATGTGGTTCCCCGGATCATCGAACACGTCAAGGCTGGAACGCGGATCGCGACCGACGAAGCCAAGGCGTTCAAGAGCCTGCCCGATGAGGGCTTCCGTCACGGCACGGTTAATCACTCATCCGGTGAGTATGTTCGTGGTGACGTGCATACCAATTCGATTGAGTCGTTTTGGTCCAGCCTCAAGCGCGGGATTTCGGGGACGCATGTTTGGGTTTCTTCCGCGCACCTCCCGAAGTATCTGGCCGAGTTCGAGTTCCGCCATAACCTTCGGAAGCAGCCGCACCTAATGTTCGACCTTCTTTTGCAGGCCTTTCCTCGCCCCTAATCATCTTGGACAAGAGAAGGTCGAAACGGGAGAAGGTCATTTGCCTAGCCTGTTGATTGACCTTATGGGGATTCTTTTTTCCTTCATGAATCGCATTGTTATCATCCTAAGTTTTGCCTGAAACTCGTCCGGATCAGATATGCTCTTAAGGCCGTAGAATTCATCGGAAAGATTTGTTCTCTCTACGGTATCAACGCATTCCCCCATCCAATCCCACCACTCCGATTCCTTTGGAGTGGTTGAAATTTGACCTTGTGATCTTCTGTAAAGTAGGTCTGTCCCGCACAAGGTCAAATCACCTAATTTTTTGGCTATTTCGATTGTTTCTCGACTAGCTTTTGAGGAAGCCGCATAGACAATCATTAGTGCGTCAAAGAAAATCATAGATGCCGCCGCAGCAGCGAAAGCTACTGGAATTGTCATTGGACCAGCCTCGATTATGAAGCCCCAGAGTGCGGCTAACATGGCCCACCCCGCACCCCATAAAATGACCCAACCACCAACAAATTGAACGGCGGCATCCGCAATTTCAAAAGCGGCCCAAAGAAAACGGACGAGAAGTTTGATAATCCACATCCCCCGATCATAGCGTTTCTCTTTCCATAAGAAAGTGTTCGGGTATGATCGGTGGTTCATTCAAGCGGTGGCAGTCGTGGTCGATTTTGCATCTATCAGTGGCACGCTCAGCGGTCTTAAGACGGCGTACGATATCGTGAAGTCGATAAAAGACATGGACGGAGCGGTAAAAATTAATGCCGCCGTCATAGAGCTTCAGTCGGTCATCCTTGACGCCCAAACAAAAGCCCTCGATGCCCAGCAGGTTCATGCGGCGCAAGTTGATCTTATAGGCGACCTTGAAAAAGAAGTGGCTCGCCTCAAAGAACAAGTTAGCGATAGAGAAAAATATGAGCTTAAGCGGGTCAGCCCCGGCGCGTTCGCCTACATGCTTAAAAAAGAAGAACGTGGCTCCGAACCACCGCATTGGCTTTGCCAAAACTGCTACGATGATGGAAAGAAGTCTGTTTTGCAGGCCCTCCCAAATTTGGGATCGGGGGCCAAAAGCAGGGAACAAACAACCTACAAGTGCCCAAAGTGCAGCGGCACAATAACTGCCAGCTTTCCAGCAAAACCGAAATGGATTGACGGCTCCTAGCCAACTCACCTAGCACCCCCTTTCGGGGAAGCTATTTCCAGGTTTTGCGTCCCCATGTTCGAAGGGGATATATGCGCGCAGCAGCCTGCGCA is drawn from Bacteroidota bacterium and contains these coding sequences:
- a CDS encoding IS1595 family transposase, which gives rise to MTKAMTLKTFNALFPDDEACLNHLMTVRYGSKFHCSSCGAEAKHHKVRGRRCFECEFCGHQVYPTAGTPFERTRTSLRDWFFVMFLFTTTRNGVSAKEIQRQLGVTYKTAWRMGHEIRKYMGWVDGDDQLGGDKIVEADKAYIGGKDKRGEDDKTVVLGIAERGGDVITRVVAGRGSFHVVPRIIEHVKAGTRIATDEAKAFKSLPDEGFRHGTVNHSSGEYVRGDVHTNSIESFWSSLKRGISGTHVWVSSAHLPKYLAEFEFRHNLRKQPHLMFDLLLQAFPRP